In one window of Synergistaceae bacterium DNA:
- a CDS encoding urocanate hydratase, with protein sequence MMNNEKLGGAMRIKLDFPNGLPKKPALDPKYRRAPDRGFTLSEAETVLALKNALRYIPEQYHRELAPEFLEELRSTGRIYGYRFRPEGRLWGKPIDEYKSGCTEGKAFQVMIDNNLDFDIALYPYELVTYGETGQVCQNWMQYLLIKKYLEALTIDQTLVVESGHPLGLFRSHPGAPRVIITNALMVGLFDNHEEWHRAMQLGVANYGQMTAGGWMYIGPQGIVHGTFNTVLNAGRLKFGNAHDVLKGKLFVTSGLGGMSGAQPKAADIAGCVSITAEVDPSRIETRHSQGWVQELAKSPKEAFDKAQALMKKGEVSSIAFEGNIVDLLQYAVDNNITIDLLSDQTSCHAAYEGGYCPAGITFEERTRLLKEDPEKFCKLVDQTLIRHFGLVKTLVGRGTYFFDYGNSFLRAIYDAGAKEVAKNGVDTHDGFIFPSYVEDIMGPMLFDYGYGPFRWCCLSRKPEDLKKTDQAAMDCIDPNRRFQDRDNWIWIRDAEKNALVVGTQCRILYQDAEGRVKIALKFNEMVRNGEIGPVMLGRDHHDVSGTDSPYRETANIRDGSNVMADMATQCFAGNAARGMSLVALHNGGGVGIGKAINGGFGLVLDGSARVDETIRQALSWDVMGGVARRAWARNDGALEVSAEFNTKRRTGEHITLPWLADEKFLTELVKGKK encoded by the coding sequence ATGATGAACAACGAGAAACTGGGCGGGGCAATGCGGATCAAACTGGATTTTCCCAATGGGTTGCCCAAAAAACCCGCGCTCGACCCCAAATACCGGAGGGCCCCCGACAGAGGCTTCACCCTCAGCGAGGCCGAGACCGTACTGGCGCTTAAAAACGCGCTGCGCTACATCCCAGAGCAGTATCACCGGGAGCTCGCCCCCGAATTTTTGGAGGAGCTGCGGAGCACCGGCCGCATTTACGGCTACCGTTTCCGGCCGGAGGGCCGCCTGTGGGGCAAGCCCATCGACGAATACAAAAGCGGCTGCACGGAGGGCAAGGCCTTCCAGGTCATGATCGACAACAATCTGGACTTCGACATCGCCCTCTATCCCTACGAGCTCGTCACCTACGGAGAGACGGGGCAGGTCTGCCAGAACTGGATGCAGTACCTTCTCATCAAAAAATACCTGGAGGCCCTGACCATCGACCAGACTCTCGTGGTGGAATCCGGACATCCTCTGGGGCTTTTCCGCTCACACCCCGGCGCGCCCCGGGTCATCATCACCAACGCGCTGATGGTGGGACTTTTCGACAACCACGAGGAATGGCACCGGGCCATGCAGCTCGGCGTGGCCAACTACGGACAGATGACGGCGGGAGGCTGGATGTACATCGGACCCCAGGGGATCGTCCACGGCACGTTCAACACGGTGCTCAACGCCGGCCGGCTGAAATTCGGCAACGCCCACGACGTTCTGAAGGGGAAGCTGTTCGTCACCTCCGGACTCGGCGGCATGAGCGGCGCGCAGCCCAAAGCCGCGGACATCGCGGGCTGCGTTTCCATAACGGCCGAGGTGGACCCCTCCCGCATCGAGACCCGCCACAGCCAGGGCTGGGTGCAGGAACTGGCGAAATCCCCCAAAGAGGCCTTCGACAAGGCCCAGGCCCTGATGAAGAAAGGGGAGGTCAGCTCCATCGCCTTTGAGGGCAACATCGTCGACCTGCTGCAGTACGCCGTCGACAACAACATCACCATCGATCTGCTTTCCGATCAGACGAGCTGCCACGCGGCCTACGAAGGCGGCTACTGTCCGGCGGGAATCACCTTTGAGGAACGCACCCGTCTTCTGAAGGAAGATCCTGAAAAATTCTGCAAACTGGTGGATCAGACGCTGATTCGTCATTTCGGCCTGGTCAAAACCCTGGTGGGACGGGGAACCTACTTCTTCGACTACGGGAACTCCTTCCTGAGGGCCATTTACGATGCCGGAGCGAAGGAAGTCGCCAAAAACGGCGTCGATACCCACGATGGATTCATCTTCCCGAGCTACGTGGAGGACATCATGGGGCCGATGCTCTTCGACTACGGTTACGGTCCGTTCCGCTGGTGCTGCCTCTCCCGAAAGCCCGAGGACCTCAAAAAGACCGATCAGGCCGCGATGGACTGCATCGACCCGAACCGCCGCTTCCAGGACAGAGACAACTGGATCTGGATCCGGGACGCGGAGAAGAACGCGCTTGTGGTGGGAACCCAGTGCCGCATTCTCTATCAGGACGCCGAAGGACGGGTGAAAATTGCCCTGAAGTTCAACGAAATGGTTCGGAACGGAGAAATCGGGCCCGTTATGCTGGGGCGCGATCATCATGACGTCTCCGGCACCGACTCGCCCTACCGGGAGACCGCGAATATCAGGGACGGCAGCAACGTCATGGCCGACATGGCGACTCAGTGCTTCGCCGGAAACGCGGCCCGGGGCATGAGCCTCGTCGCCCTCCACAACGGCGGCGGCGTCGGAATCGGCAAGGCCATCAACGGTGGATTTGGTCTGGTGCTGGACGGGTCGGCCCGGGTGGACGAAACGATTCGCCAGGCCCTCTCCTGGGACGTCATGGGCGGAGTCGCCCGCCGCGCCTGGGCCCGCAATGACGGCGCCCTGGAGGTCTCCGCCGAGTTCAACACCAAACGCCGAACCGGCGAACACATCACCCTGCCCTGGCTTGCCGACGAAAAATTCCTGACGGAACTGGTAAAGGGGAAAAAGTAG